One genomic segment of Chelonia mydas isolate rCheMyd1 chromosome 1, rCheMyd1.pri.v2, whole genome shotgun sequence includes these proteins:
- the AMIGO2 gene encoding amphoterin-induced protein 2: protein MSLSCQTISTRLGVLKLNCKGLLFLLVFTISVCGSASGLCPTACICASDIVSCTNKNLSRVPGTLFKFIKRLDLSYNRIAFLEPEWVPVLFDKLNTLIINHNSISSIITGSFSTTPNLKYLDLSSNNLKTLGSPLFQELRVLEVLLLYNNQITQIDSAAFGGLYKLQKLYLCCNSLSHFPLDLYIGKHKLTELVLLDISYNHIQSVPIQRISLVPAKQLSGIYLHGNPFYCDCTLYAMLIYWYHRHFNSVVDFKNEYACVLRSDPKGSNKLPLLHDNFLNCSESTINVSFHAFGFIHEAQVGERLIVHCDSKISDAGTYFIWVSPDNRLLEPDKDTDNFKVFHNGSLEIIDPQLEDSGLYSCIAINKRRLLNETIEVRINVSNFTVNRSHAHEAFNTAFTTLAACVASIILVLLYLYLTPCPCQCKTRRRKRKLPQSSAHSSILNSTPSQDPPADEKKSSSGKRVVFLEPVNEPKQGQNGKVRLFPKETVIAESILKTTRAKSDSDSVNSVFSDTPFMPSS from the coding sequence ATGTCTTTAAGCTGCCAGACAATTTCTACTCGACTTGGTGTTCTTAAACTGAACTGCAAAGGACTGCTATTCCTTTTGGTCTTTACAATAAGTGTATGTGGCAGTGCCTCTGGCTTGTGTCCTACAGCCTGCATCTGTGCTAGTGACATTGTAAGCTGCACCAATAAGAACCTCTCTAGGGTGCCAGGAACTCTCTTCAAATTCATAAAAAGACTGGATCTGAGTTATAACAGAATTGCATTTTTGGAACCTGAATGGGTCCCAGTGCTTTTTGACAAACTGAACACTTTAATAATCAATCATAACAGTATTAGCAGTATTATCACTGGAAGCTTTTCCACAACTCCAAATTTAAAGTATCTAGACTTGTCATCCAACAACCTGAAGACATTgggaagccctttatttcaagaGCTGAGAGTACTGGAAGTTCTCTTGCTTTACAACAATCAGATAACACAGATTGATTCTGCTGCCTTTGGAGGATTATACAAATTGCAGAAGCTGTACTTATGTTGTAACTCACTGTCACACTTCCCACTGGACTTGTATATTGGAAAACACAAGCTTACAGAACTTGTATTATTAGACATTTCCTATAACCACATCCAGTCCGTACCCATTCAACGTATAAGTTTAGTGCCGGCCAAACAACTCAGTGGAATTTATCTTCATGGTAACCCATTTTACTGTGACTGTACTCTATACGCCATGCTAATTTATTGGTATCACAGACACTTCAACTCAGTCGTGGATTTCAAAAATGAGTATGCCTGTGTATTACGATCTGATCCCAAAGGTTCCAATAAACTGCCTTTATTGCACGACAACTTTTTGAATTGCTCCGAAAGCACCATCAATGTGTCATTCCATGCCTTTGGGTTTATTCATGAGGCCCAAGTTGGAGAAAGGCTGATTGTACACTGTGACAGCAAAATTAGTGATGCAGGCACATATTTCATCTGGGTTAGCCCAGACAATAGATTACTGGAGCCAGATAAGGACACTGACAATTTTAAGGTGTTTCACAATGGGAGTTTAGAGATAATAGATCCCCAACTGGAGGATTCTGGGCTGTATTCATGCATTGCAATAAATAAAAGAAGACTGTTAAATGAAACCATAGAGGTTAGAATTAATGTAAGCAATTTCACAGTGAACAGATCCCATGCTCATGAAGCATTTAACACTGCTTTCACCACCCTTGCTGCCTGTGTAGCCAGTATTATTTTGGTATTGCTTTATCTCTATCTGACCCCATGTCCTTGTCAGTGTaagacaagaagaagaaaaaggaagctgCCCCAAAGCAGTGCCCATTCATCCATCCTAAACTCCACTCCATCTCAGGATCCTCCAGCTGATGAGAAGAAATCCAGCAGTGGTAAGAGAGTGGTGTTCCTTGAGCCTGTGAACGAGCCAAAACAGGGGCAGAATGGGAAAGTGAGACTGTTTCCCAAAGAAACTGTCATAGCAGAGAGCATCCTGAAAACGACCCGAGCAAAATCTGACTCTGATTCTGTCAACTCGGTGTTCTCAGATACACCTTTCATGCCATCATCTTAG